In the Acidovorax sp. A79 genome, one interval contains:
- a CDS encoding bifunctional diguanylate cyclase/phosphodiesterase, giving the protein MNTFMPSSYNLFVVAASFAIAMLASYVTLDLARRVRTAQRRVGLAWWAAGSIVMGTGIWSMHFLGMQAFRLPIEIGFAGGLTLLSWLAAVAASAMALQLASRTHFGRMQLALGALVMGAGISGMHYIGMAAMEMAPGIVWNLPLVALSVLIAVLASATALLIFKLLRRVRPSQRLPYQLAASFVMAVAICGMHYTGMAAASFAMGSVCLSAGELGGPGLTAMVLMATGMLLVSTLFTSILDARLQATAERLTRSLQDSNTRLQAANDELQKRAFADALTGLPNRLLFEDRLIHALLRLDRTNHHRVEDRLAVLFVDLDGFKPINDSFGHAAGDVILRSAADRLRREAREGDTVARVGGDEFLILLEDVSDVADCVTVANRVLSSLSQPFEVSGKQVQIACSIGVVVHPDHGDRNKLVANADAAMYAAKRAGGGCYALFEPHMGSDASEQLELQNDLRQALDRGELALHYQPKIDGTRGQISGVEALLRWNHPKHGMVSPVVFIALAERFGLIGRLGNWVINEACRQVAEWARSGMRMRVAINLSVHQLRESGLAERIGQALLRHGVDASQLLCEITESVAMEDIKATQRTFDGLARIGVFLSIDDFGTGYSSLNYLRQLPAQQLKIDRSFVNDLESSEDARAVVAAVVSLAHALGLRVVAEGVETSGQRDILLGMGCDELQGFFYARPMPADTLLAWSQGEKPVGSADFTPSVIGTLPDF; this is encoded by the coding sequence ATGAACACGTTCATGCCCTCCAGCTACAACCTGTTCGTGGTGGCCGCCTCCTTTGCCATTGCCATGCTCGCGTCGTACGTGACGCTCGACCTGGCGCGGCGGGTGCGCACCGCGCAGCGCCGCGTCGGCCTGGCGTGGTGGGCCGCAGGGTCCATCGTCATGGGCACGGGCATCTGGTCCATGCATTTCCTGGGCATGCAGGCCTTCCGGCTGCCCATCGAGATCGGCTTTGCCGGCGGGCTCACGCTGCTGTCGTGGCTGGCCGCCGTGGCCGCCTCCGCCATGGCCCTGCAGCTCGCAAGCCGCACACACTTTGGCCGGATGCAACTGGCGCTGGGCGCGCTGGTGATGGGGGCCGGCATCAGCGGCATGCACTACATCGGCATGGCGGCCATGGAAATGGCGCCAGGCATCGTGTGGAACCTGCCGCTGGTGGCGCTGTCGGTGCTGATCGCGGTGCTGGCCTCGGCCACGGCCCTGCTGATCTTCAAGCTGCTGCGCCGGGTGCGGCCCAGCCAGCGCCTGCCCTACCAGCTGGCGGCATCGTTCGTGATGGCCGTGGCCATCTGCGGCATGCACTACACCGGCATGGCGGCGGCCAGCTTTGCCATGGGCTCCGTGTGCCTGAGCGCGGGAGAGCTCGGCGGCCCGGGCCTGACGGCCATGGTGCTCATGGCCACCGGCATGCTGCTGGTGAGCACCTTGTTCACCTCCATCCTGGACGCGCGGCTGCAAGCCACGGCCGAGCGTCTGACGCGGTCGCTGCAGGACAGCAACACCCGCCTGCAGGCGGCCAACGACGAACTGCAAAAACGCGCATTCGCCGATGCCCTCACCGGCCTGCCCAACCGGCTGCTGTTCGAAGACCGCCTCATCCACGCGCTGCTGCGCCTGGACCGCACCAACCACCACCGCGTGGAGGACCGCCTGGCCGTGCTGTTCGTGGACCTGGACGGCTTCAAGCCCATCAACGATTCGTTCGGCCATGCCGCGGGCGATGTGATCCTGCGCAGCGCGGCCGACCGGCTGCGCCGCGAAGCCCGCGAGGGCGATACCGTGGCGCGCGTGGGGGGCGACGAATTCCTGATCCTGCTGGAGGACGTGAGCGACGTGGCCGACTGCGTGACGGTGGCCAACCGGGTGCTGTCCTCCCTGTCGCAGCCGTTCGAGGTGTCGGGCAAGCAGGTGCAGATCGCCTGCTCCATCGGCGTCGTGGTGCACCCCGACCACGGTGACCGCAACAAGCTCGTGGCCAACGCCGATGCCGCCATGTACGCCGCCAAGCGCGCGGGCGGCGGCTGCTATGCGCTGTTCGAACCCCACATGGGCTCCGATGCATCCGAGCAGCTGGAGTTGCAGAACGACCTGCGCCAGGCGCTGGACCGGGGCGAACTGGCCCTGCACTACCAGCCCAAGATCGACGGCACGCGCGGCCAGATCAGCGGCGTGGAGGCCCTGCTGCGCTGGAACCATCCGAAGCATGGCATGGTGAGCCCGGTGGTGTTCATCGCGCTGGCCGAGCGCTTCGGCCTGATCGGGCGGCTGGGCAACTGGGTCATCAACGAGGCCTGCCGCCAGGTCGCCGAGTGGGCGCGCAGCGGCATGCGCATGCGCGTGGCGATCAACCTGTCGGTGCACCAGCTGCGCGAAAGCGGGCTGGCCGAGCGCATCGGGCAGGCCCTGCTGCGCCACGGGGTGGATGCCTCGCAGCTGCTGTGCGAAATCACCGAATCCGTGGCCATGGAAGACATCAAGGCCACCCAGCGCACTTTCGACGGGCTGGCGCGCATCGGCGTGTTCCTGTCCATCGACGACTTCGGCACCGGCTACTCCAGCCTGAACTACCTGCGCCAGCTGCCCGCGCAGCAACTCAAGATCGACCGCAGCTTCGTGAACGACCTGGAAAGCAGCGAGGACGCCCGCGCCGTCGTGGCCGCCGTGGTCAGCCTGGCGCATGCCCTAGGCCTGCGCGTGGTGGCCGAGGGAGTGGAGACCAGCGGCCAGCGCGACATCCTGCTGGGCATGGGCTGTGACGAGCTGCAGGGCTTCTTCTACGCCCGCCCCATGCCGGCAGACACACTGCTGGCCTGG
- the fumC gene encoding class II fumarate hydratase produces MTSRTERDTFGPIEVPADRLWGAQTQRSLQNFDISGEQQPREIIKALAQVKRASAVVNQALGLQDAKKTEAIVAAADEVIAGKHPGEFPLVVWQTGSGTQTNMNVNEVLANRASEILGGERGEGRLVHPNDDVNRSQSSNDVFPTAMHVAAVEAFTHRLLPAIARLRATLAKKAQDFDGIVKIGRTHLQDATPLTLGQEFSGYVAQLDHGERHVRAALPHLYELALGGTAVGTGLNAPKGYAEQAAAELARLTGLPFVTAPNKFEALASVDGLVHAHGALKTLAASMMKIANDVRWLASGPRSGIGELSIPENEPGSSIMPGKVNPTQSEAVTMLAAQVFGNDVAINFGGASGNFELNVFRPMVAHNFLQSVRLLADGMVSFNDQCAVGIEPNRERITELVDRSLMLVTALNTHIGYDKAAYIAKKAHKEGTSLREAAVASGHVTGEQFDQWVVPGNMVGR; encoded by the coding sequence ATGACCTCCCGTACCGAACGCGACACCTTTGGCCCCATCGAGGTCCCCGCCGACAGGCTCTGGGGCGCGCAGACGCAGCGCTCGCTGCAGAACTTCGACATCTCGGGCGAGCAGCAGCCGCGCGAGATCATCAAGGCCCTGGCGCAGGTCAAGCGCGCCTCGGCCGTGGTCAACCAGGCCCTGGGCCTGCAGGACGCGAAAAAGACCGAGGCCATCGTGGCCGCCGCCGACGAAGTGATCGCCGGCAAGCACCCGGGCGAGTTCCCGCTGGTGGTGTGGCAGACGGGCTCGGGCACGCAGACCAACATGAACGTGAACGAGGTGCTGGCCAACCGCGCCAGCGAGATCCTGGGCGGCGAGCGCGGCGAAGGCCGCCTGGTGCACCCCAATGACGATGTGAACCGCAGCCAGTCGAGCAACGACGTGTTCCCCACCGCCATGCACGTGGCCGCCGTGGAAGCATTCACGCACAGGCTCCTGCCCGCCATCGCCAGGCTGCGCGCCACGCTGGCGAAGAAGGCGCAGGATTTCGACGGCATCGTCAAGATCGGCCGCACCCACCTGCAGGACGCCACCCCGCTCACGCTGGGCCAGGAGTTCTCGGGCTATGTGGCCCAGCTCGACCATGGCGAGCGCCACGTGCGCGCCGCGCTGCCCCACCTGTACGAGCTGGCGCTGGGCGGCACGGCCGTGGGCACGGGCCTGAACGCGCCCAAGGGCTATGCCGAGCAGGCCGCCGCCGAGCTGGCGCGCCTCACGGGCCTGCCCTTTGTCACCGCGCCGAACAAGTTCGAGGCGCTGGCCTCGGTGGATGGCCTGGTGCACGCCCACGGAGCCCTCAAGACCCTGGCCGCCAGCATGATGAAGATCGCCAACGACGTGCGCTGGCTCGCCAGCGGCCCGCGCAGCGGCATCGGCGAACTCAGCATCCCCGAGAACGAGCCCGGCTCGTCCATCATGCCCGGCAAGGTCAACCCCACGCAAAGCGAGGCGGTGACCATGCTGGCTGCCCAGGTGTTCGGCAACGACGTGGCCATCAACTTCGGCGGTGCCTCGGGCAACTTCGAGCTCAATGTCTTCCGCCCCATGGTGGCCCACAACTTCCTGCAGAGCGTGCGCCTGCTGGCCGACGGCATGGTGAGCTTCAACGACCAGTGCGCCGTGGGCATCGAGCCCAACCGCGAGCGCATCACCGAGCTGGTGGACCGCTCGCTCATGCTGGTCACCGCGCTCAACACCCACATCGGCTACGACAAGGCCGCCTACATCGCCAAGAAGGCGCACAAGGAAGGCACCAGCCTGCGCGAAGCTGCTGTCGCCTCGGGCCACGTCACGGGCGAGCAGTTCGACCAGTGGGTGGTGCCGGGCAACATGGTGGGCCGCTGA
- a CDS encoding sigma-70 family RNA polymerase sigma factor produces the protein MGTGALPSSPLLASFRDSYRDLLRYLSHRTGNADDARDVAHDTWLRLADMDLRGERPALCEAEARAYVFAMARNLVIDRQRHAGVVARHALAQAHADSGAGTAARHGPDAAEALMYRQAVDAVEAALAAVPERARQVFLRHRINGEGQGALAAEYGISRNMVERDMMLAMDRVQAAMEQWHAAGRSSPVAPASHHEARRTGRRRSLAALLSFAAMGVGGVGAWQWWRTAVAQWQQVARTGQGQTLRHPLPDGSRITLDAQSRVHMAYYAGQRRVSLLAGAAFFDVVRDADRPFVVEVPGGAEGGAARVTVLGTRFGVEHGASGVDVQVESGRVRVESLGPDGQPLAVRELAGGQALRVRPGEPLAQAVAPVHEAAAWRHGVVAFADAPLAEAVDRLRRYLPRPVQVEAGAAALRLSGQVRIAQAEDFVRALPSVVPVQVRLVAGQWRVAAR, from the coding sequence ATGGGCACGGGGGCACTGCCGTCATCTCCGCTGCTCGCGAGCTTTCGCGACAGCTACCGCGACCTGCTGCGCTACCTCTCGCACCGCACCGGCAATGCCGATGACGCGCGCGACGTGGCGCACGACACCTGGCTGCGCCTGGCCGACATGGACCTGCGCGGCGAACGGCCCGCGCTGTGCGAGGCCGAGGCGCGGGCCTATGTATTCGCCATGGCGCGCAATCTCGTCATCGACCGGCAGCGCCACGCGGGCGTGGTGGCCCGTCATGCGCTGGCCCAGGCCCATGCGGACTCGGGCGCCGGCACGGCGGCGCGCCACGGCCCCGATGCCGCCGAGGCCCTGATGTACCGGCAGGCGGTGGACGCGGTCGAAGCCGCGCTCGCCGCCGTGCCAGAGCGCGCGCGCCAGGTCTTCCTGCGCCACCGCATCAACGGCGAAGGCCAGGGCGCGCTCGCGGCCGAATACGGCATCTCGCGCAACATGGTCGAGCGCGACATGATGCTCGCCATGGACCGCGTGCAGGCCGCCATGGAGCAGTGGCACGCGGCGGGCCGCAGCTCTCCTGTGGCACCGGCGTCGCACCACGAAGCCCGCCGCACCGGCCGCCGCCGCTCGCTGGCGGCATTGCTGAGTTTTGCCGCAATGGGCGTGGGTGGCGTGGGGGCCTGGCAATGGTGGCGCACCGCAGTCGCGCAGTGGCAGCAGGTGGCACGCACCGGCCAGGGGCAGACGCTGCGCCACCCGCTGCCCGACGGCAGCCGCATCACGCTCGACGCGCAAAGCCGCGTGCACATGGCGTACTACGCCGGGCAGCGCCGCGTGAGCCTGCTGGCCGGGGCGGCGTTCTTCGACGTGGTGCGCGACGCGGACCGCCCCTTCGTGGTGGAGGTGCCCGGTGGCGCCGAGGGGGGCGCCGCGCGCGTGACCGTGCTGGGCACGCGCTTCGGCGTGGAGCACGGCGCCAGCGGGGTCGATGTGCAGGTGGAGTCGGGCCGCGTGCGGGTGGAGTCGCTGGGGCCGGATGGCCAGCCCCTGGCGGTGCGGGAACTCGCGGGCGGACAGGCGCTGCGGGTGCGGCCGGGCGAACCGCTTGCCCAGGCCGTCGCCCCGGTGCACGAGGCCGCCGCCTGGCGCCACGGCGTGGTGGCTTTTGCCGATGCGCCGCTGGCCGAGGCCGTGGACCGCCTGCGCCGCTACCTGCCGCGCCCGGTTCAGGTGGAGGCCGGTGCCGCCGCGCTGCGCCTGTCGGGGCAGGTGCGCATTGCACAGGCCGAGGACTTCGTGCGGGCACTGCCTTCCGTCGTGCCGGTGCAGGTGCGGCTCGTGGCGGGGCAATGGCGGGTGGCCGCGCGCTGA